A single region of the Silene latifolia isolate original U9 population chromosome 8, ASM4854445v1, whole genome shotgun sequence genome encodes:
- the LOC141596407 gene encoding uncharacterized protein LOC141596407: protein MSHFGRAGPPDIRDTYSLLVLNITFRTSADDLYPLFDRYGKVVDVFIPRDRRTGESRGFAFVRYKYQDEAAKAVEKLDGKVVDGREIMVQFAKYGPNAEKIQKGRILEPVSKGRSRSPRPRYRDDYRERDSRRRSRSRSRDRYDRDRYRERDRDYRRRSRSYSRSPSYRKGHGKRRYDDERRSRSRSRSRGSASPRSSPSPRRSPSPRKSPRDKSPARRGSEELSPVLKRGSRERPADSRSQSPRKSDADE from the exons ATGTCGCACTTCGGAAGAGCAGGTCCTCCCGACATCCGCGACACTTATTCCCTTCTCGTCCTCAACATCACCTTCC GTACTTCTGCCGATGATTTGTACCCGTTGTTCGATAGGTACGGCAAGGTTGTTGACGTCTTCATCCCTCGTGATCGCAG GACTGGTGAATCACGCGGTTTTGCATTTGTTCGATATAAGTATCAGGATGAAGCTGCAAAAGCTGTTGAGAAGCTAGATG GGAAAGTTGTTGATGGGAGAGAAATCATGGTTCAGTTTGCGAAATATGGTCCTAATGCTGAAAAAAT TCAAAAGGGAAGGATACTCGAGCCAGTTTCAAAAGGAAGATCAAGGAGTCCTCGTCCCAG gTACCGGGATGACTATAGAGAAAGAGACAGTAGAAGGCGAAGCCGTAGTAGGAGCAGAGATAGGTATGATAGAGATAGGTATCGTGAGAGGGACAGAGATTACCGTCGCAGAAGTAGGAGCTACAGTAGAAGTCCATCCTACCGCAAAGGTCATGGCAAAAGAAGGTATGATGATGAAAGACGGAGCCGTAGTCGAAGTCGTTCTCGTGGAAG TGCTTCGCCTAGATCCAGTCCCAGTCCAAGGAGAAGTCCTTCACCTAGAAAATCTCCAAGGGATAAAAGTCCTGCTAGACGTGGCAGTGAGGAGCTATCTCCAGTCCTGAAGAGGGGTTCCCGTGAGCGTCCTGCTGACTCCCGCAGCCAGTCTCCTCGCAAATCTGATGCAGAT GAGTGA